From a single Planctellipticum variicoloris genomic region:
- a CDS encoding methionine adenosyltransferase, with protein sequence MRNEIAIQTATAPPLGMQPIEIVERKGLGHPDSICDALMDSVSVALCAAYQQTAGRILHHNVDKSLLVAGQSTPALGGGRIDAPLKLIFGDRATAEWNGVKIPVGEIAEATARKWIRDHLRFVDPDKHVAFQNEIRPGSPELTDIFARTRLTANDTSAAVGYAPLSETEQLVIAAERYLNSPPFKVRFPAAGEDVKVMAVRRGRVLSLTVALAFVDRFIADATTYFSRKAEIAEDLRQFLASRLRELDRVDIALNTLDDPSRGEGGMYLTVLGTAAEGADGGEVGRGNRVNGVIALHRPMGTEAAAGKNPVSHVGKIYSVLSHQLAGKIHADVPGVEEVYVWLCSQIGQPLDEPWILSVDLALASGAGVSDVAPAVRQVVEQELGQMEAFTAKLIRGEFPIC encoded by the coding sequence ATGCGCAACGAGATCGCGATTCAGACGGCGACGGCGCCCCCGCTCGGAATGCAGCCGATTGAAATTGTCGAGCGAAAAGGGCTCGGCCACCCCGATTCGATCTGCGACGCACTCATGGATTCCGTGTCTGTGGCTCTGTGCGCCGCATATCAGCAGACCGCCGGCCGCATCCTGCATCACAACGTCGACAAAAGCCTGCTCGTGGCGGGGCAGTCGACGCCGGCGCTCGGCGGCGGACGAATCGACGCCCCGCTGAAACTGATCTTCGGCGACCGGGCGACCGCCGAGTGGAACGGCGTCAAAATCCCCGTCGGAGAAATCGCCGAAGCGACGGCGCGAAAGTGGATCCGCGACCATCTCCGGTTCGTCGATCCCGACAAACATGTGGCATTCCAGAACGAAATCCGCCCCGGCTCCCCTGAACTGACCGACATCTTCGCCCGCACCCGGCTCACCGCCAATGACACCTCCGCCGCCGTCGGGTACGCGCCGCTCAGCGAGACGGAGCAGCTCGTGATCGCGGCGGAACGCTATCTCAACTCTCCCCCGTTCAAAGTCCGGTTTCCGGCGGCCGGAGAGGACGTGAAGGTGATGGCCGTCCGACGGGGCCGGGTGCTCTCCCTCACCGTGGCGCTGGCGTTCGTCGATCGGTTCATCGCCGATGCGACCACCTACTTTTCCCGCAAGGCGGAGATCGCCGAGGACCTGCGACAGTTTCTCGCCTCCCGACTGCGCGAGCTGGACCGGGTCGATATTGCGCTCAACACGCTGGATGACCCGAGTCGTGGCGAAGGCGGAATGTATCTCACCGTCCTGGGGACCGCCGCCGAAGGCGCCGATGGCGGCGAGGTAGGACGCGGCAACCGCGTCAACGGCGTCATCGCCCTTCACCGCCCGATGGGGACCGAAGCCGCCGCGGGGAAGAACCCGGTCAGTCACGTCGGCAAGATCTACAGCGTCCTCAGTCATCAGCTCGCCGGAAAGATTCATGCCGATGTCCCCGGCGTCGAAGAAGTCTACGTCTGGCTCTGCAGCCAGATTGGCCAGCCGCTCGACGAGCCCTGGATCCTGTCCGTCGATCTGGCTCTGGCGTCCGGGGCCGGGGTGTCCGACGTCGCCCCCGCCGTGCGGCAGGTGGTGGAGCAGGAACTGGGACAGATGGAGGCATTCACCGCGAAGCTGATTCGGGGCGAATTTCCCATCTGTTGA
- a CDS encoding group II intron maturase-specific domain-containing protein: MVEDMNQDLRGWVAYFRHGYPAPAFPRVRDWARGRLHQHPAGSADPRALCTGH, encoded by the coding sequence GTGGTCGAGGACATGAATCAGGACCTCCGCGGCTGGGTCGCGTACTTCCGGCACGGTTACCCGGCCCCAGCCTTTCCCCGAGTGAGGGACTGGGCGCGGGGCCGACTGCATCAACACCCGGCAGGATCGGCAGACCCGCGAGCACTCTGCACAGGCCACTGA
- a CDS encoding WD40 repeat domain-containing protein — protein MSLHNLIAFTTAGDAFALADNRELLVHDFATQSPLWRQELPARIVGLGAEGSAIVAVDDAGQMTLWDAKSGQARGQLTLGSTANGLAMSPTGAAAVLLPDSVAIVSRNKSVSSVRISGACAAAWSSDGGLLAIGATDGYVTIVGANLTANAPAADSARSVKLPFPVQFLCWHDGGDWLVSAGSSIWTIDRLAASHQELITELPEPPDFVACSRDGGLLAFTTRGKSAKVLNANDYSVVASVTYTDRSIQGLLFGPSPFLAISLDGGDANLFNLADEQVLRSDPHPGRDHNRWALNVGLHSEKLPPTYIGSVGKAKSQPTPGDSATVPRNQLFPGWMGPIVGAGIGGFFGTKVNTEIPIEQRMPAILLGAALGCAGGLLIWLWDWSRSRGKK, from the coding sequence ATGTCTCTCCACAACCTGATCGCCTTCACAACTGCAGGCGATGCATTCGCTCTGGCCGACAATCGCGAACTGCTGGTTCACGATTTTGCGACCCAGTCTCCTCTCTGGCGGCAGGAGCTGCCGGCCCGAATCGTCGGTCTCGGTGCGGAAGGATCTGCCATCGTCGCAGTCGACGATGCCGGTCAAATGACTCTGTGGGACGCGAAATCCGGCCAGGCGCGCGGCCAGTTGACGCTGGGGAGCACCGCGAACGGTCTGGCGATGTCGCCGACCGGCGCCGCCGCCGTCCTCCTGCCAGACTCCGTCGCCATCGTGTCTCGCAACAAGTCCGTCTCTTCTGTCAGGATCTCCGGCGCCTGCGCAGCCGCCTGGTCCAGCGACGGCGGGCTGCTGGCGATTGGCGCCACCGACGGATACGTGACGATCGTCGGCGCGAATCTGACCGCTAACGCGCCCGCAGCCGATTCCGCCCGCAGCGTCAAGCTTCCGTTCCCGGTGCAGTTCCTCTGCTGGCACGACGGCGGTGACTGGCTGGTCTCTGCGGGAAGTTCCATTTGGACGATCGACCGTCTGGCGGCCTCGCATCAGGAACTGATCACCGAGTTGCCGGAACCGCCGGATTTCGTGGCCTGTTCCCGCGACGGCGGACTGCTGGCCTTTACGACGCGCGGCAAGTCCGCCAAGGTCTTGAACGCCAATGACTACTCGGTTGTCGCCAGCGTGACCTACACAGACCGCTCAATACAGGGCCTGCTCTTCGGACCATCGCCATTCCTGGCCATTTCACTCGACGGTGGCGACGCCAATCTCTTCAATCTGGCTGACGAGCAAGTTCTGCGCAGCGATCCCCATCCGGGCCGGGACCACAATCGATGGGCACTCAATGTCGGCCTGCATTCGGAAAAGCTTCCCCCCACCTACATTGGTTCCGTCGGGAAGGCAAAGTCTCAGCCGACGCCAGGAGATTCCGCGACAGTACCGCGCAATCAATTGTTCCCGGGCTGGATGGGGCCGATCGTTGGCGCTGGAATTGGAGGCTTCTTCGGGACCAAAGTTAACACTGAGATCCCAATCGAACAGCGAATGCCCGCGATTCTGCTTGGAGCCGCACTTGGCTGCGCAGGCGGCCTCCTGATCTGGCTCTGGGACTGGTCCCGCTCGCGTGGCAAGAAGTAA
- the trpA gene encoding tryptophan synthase subunit alpha, which translates to MSAIAPVFTRRTAENQLAFMPFITAGDPDLPMTARLIRELSAAGADLIEIGFPYSDPIADGPVIQASYTRALNNKVHVADIFATVAEVTRDITTPLVAMVSYAIIFRIGPDKFVEQAAGAGFAGLIVPDLPGDEADQFAELARTAKLDLIQLIAPTTPGDRAARIMQNSTGFVYCIAVAGTTGVREALPDELQQMLRQLRERTELPLAVGFGISRADQIDGLRGLAQGVIVGSAIVRFLETLATDPTQRDAVLKQVHEFAATLAKTAHESR; encoded by the coding sequence GTGAGCGCCATTGCCCCCGTATTCACCCGGCGAACTGCCGAAAATCAGCTCGCGTTCATGCCGTTCATCACGGCGGGCGACCCTGATCTGCCGATGACCGCCCGGCTGATCCGCGAGCTGTCGGCCGCCGGGGCCGACCTGATCGAGATCGGCTTTCCGTACAGCGATCCGATCGCCGACGGCCCGGTCATCCAGGCTTCGTACACGCGGGCTCTCAACAACAAAGTCCACGTGGCGGACATCTTCGCGACCGTCGCCGAAGTCACCCGCGACATCACCACGCCCCTTGTGGCGATGGTCTCCTACGCGATCATCTTCCGCATCGGCCCGGACAAGTTCGTCGAGCAGGCGGCCGGGGCGGGCTTTGCGGGCCTGATCGTCCCCGATCTGCCGGGGGACGAAGCCGACCAGTTCGCCGAGCTGGCCCGGACGGCGAAGCTCGATCTGATTCAGCTCATCGCTCCGACGACCCCCGGCGACCGGGCGGCGCGGATCATGCAGAACTCGACGGGCTTCGTGTACTGCATCGCCGTCGCCGGGACGACGGGGGTCCGTGAGGCCTTGCCCGACGAACTGCAGCAGATGCTGCGACAGCTCCGCGAGCGGACCGAACTGCCGCTGGCGGTGGGATTCGGCATCAGCCGGGCCGATCAGATCGACGGCCTCCGCGGCCTGGCGCAGGGAGTGATCGTCGGCTCGGCGATTGTCCGGTTCCTGGAGACGCTGGCGACTGATCCGACGCAGCGGGATGCGGTGCTGAAGCAGGTCCACGAGTTCGCCGCAACGCTCGCAAAAACTGCACATGAGAGCCGTTGA
- the trpB gene encoding tryptophan synthase subunit beta, whose protein sequence is MTTTTAPKATSHVPDLHGCFGEFGRRFVPETLMHALEELTTEYEKARQDPAFQKQLNELLRTFVGRPNPLYFAERLTQLCGGARIYFKREDLNHTGAHKINNTIGQTLLTLRMGKKRVIAETGAGQHGVATATACARFGLPCVVYMGEEDVRRQKLNVFIMRTMGAEVRPVTSGSRTLRDAINEAMRDWMASVETTHYIIGSVVGPHPFPMMVRDFQSVIGREARAQCLQEVGRLPDEVVACVGGGSNSAGMFHPFVDDELVTLTGVEAGGRGGQPGEHASTLTYGTKGVLHGSYSYVLQDPDGQTMDVHSISAGLDYPGVGPEHSYWKDTGRVQYVNILDHEALDAMKTVALNEGILPALETSHAMAYAMKRARERSKEDVIVVCLSGRGDKDLNEVARLTGQTI, encoded by the coding sequence ATGACCACGACGACGGCCCCGAAGGCCACGTCTCACGTTCCGGATCTTCACGGCTGCTTCGGCGAGTTCGGCCGTCGGTTCGTCCCGGAAACCCTGATGCACGCCCTCGAAGAGCTCACTACCGAGTACGAAAAGGCGCGCCAGGACCCCGCGTTTCAGAAGCAGCTCAACGAGCTGCTTCGCACTTTCGTCGGCCGGCCGAATCCTCTGTACTTCGCCGAACGCCTTACTCAACTCTGCGGCGGCGCCCGGATTTACTTCAAGCGGGAAGACCTCAATCACACCGGCGCTCACAAGATCAACAACACCATCGGCCAGACCCTGCTGACTCTCCGCATGGGCAAAAAGCGGGTCATCGCCGAGACCGGGGCCGGGCAGCACGGCGTCGCCACCGCCACCGCCTGCGCCCGCTTCGGCCTGCCGTGCGTCGTCTATATGGGTGAGGAAGACGTCCGCCGGCAGAAGCTCAACGTTTTTATCATGCGGACGATGGGGGCCGAAGTCCGCCCCGTCACCAGCGGGTCCCGCACACTCCGCGACGCGATCAACGAGGCGATGCGGGACTGGATGGCCTCCGTGGAAACGACTCACTACATCATCGGCTCGGTCGTCGGCCCGCACCCGTTCCCGATGATGGTCCGCGATTTCCAGTCGGTGATCGGCCGCGAAGCCCGGGCCCAGTGTCTGCAGGAAGTCGGCCGGCTGCCTGATGAAGTAGTCGCCTGCGTCGGCGGCGGGAGCAACTCCGCCGGCATGTTTCATCCGTTCGTCGACGACGAACTGGTCACCCTCACCGGCGTCGAAGCGGGGGGCCGCGGCGGGCAGCCGGGCGAGCATGCCAGCACGCTGACTTACGGCACCAAGGGAGTGCTCCACGGCAGCTACAGCTATGTGCTGCAGGATCCTGACGGGCAGACGATGGACGTCCATTCGATCTCCGCCGGCCTGGACTATCCAGGCGTCGGCCCCGAGCACAGCTACTGGAAGGACACCGGTCGGGTACAGTACGTCAACATTCTCGACCACGAAGCCCTCGACGCCATGAAGACCGTGGCCCTCAACGAAGGCATCCTGCCGGCTCTCGAAACCTCGCACGCCATGGCCTACGCCATGAAGCGGGCTCGCGAACGGAGCAAGGAGGACGTGATCGTGGTCTGCCTTTCGGGACGCGGCGACAAAGACCTCAACGAAGTCGCCCGCCTCACCGGGCAAACGATTTAA
- a CDS encoding NAD(P)H-dependent oxidoreductase encodes MAPATPDQLLQQLQWRYAVKRFDPDRKIPAETWAALEQSLVLSPSSFGLQPWKFFVIENPELRRKLLPLTWNQSQVVDASHLIVMAVREPFGMHDIDRHLARIAEVTGTPAERLAGYRRTVSGFINDPNFDPTDWAKLQVYLALGVFLASAALLGIDACPMEGFQPRAYDEALGLAEKGYASAVLVTAGYRAADDRYANGPKIRYPTDEVVERIR; translated from the coding sequence ATGGCGCCCGCCACACCCGACCAGCTTCTGCAGCAGTTGCAGTGGCGTTATGCCGTCAAACGGTTCGATCCCGACCGCAAGATCCCCGCGGAAACCTGGGCGGCCTTGGAACAGTCCCTGGTCCTGTCGCCGTCTTCATTCGGCCTGCAACCGTGGAAGTTTTTTGTCATTGAGAATCCGGAACTGCGCCGGAAGCTCCTGCCGCTGACCTGGAATCAGTCGCAGGTTGTCGACGCTTCTCATCTGATCGTGATGGCCGTCCGCGAGCCGTTCGGCATGCACGATATCGACCGTCACCTGGCCCGGATTGCGGAGGTCACCGGCACGCCCGCCGAACGCCTCGCCGGCTACCGCCGGACGGTTTCCGGCTTCATCAATGACCCGAACTTTGACCCGACGGACTGGGCGAAACTGCAGGTTTACCTGGCACTGGGGGTCTTTCTGGCTTCCGCCGCCCTGCTGGGCATCGACGCCTGCCCGATGGAGGGCTTCCAGCCCCGCGCCTATGACGAAGCCCTTGGCCTTGCCGAAAAGGGTTACGCATCAGCCGTCCTGGTGACGGCTGGCTACCGGGCGGCCGACGACCGCTACGCCAACGGACCGAAGATTCGCTATCCCACGGATGAGGTTGTTGAGAGGATTCGTTGA
- the glnA gene encoding type I glutamate--ammonia ligase has product MHAPTPREVLALCREKELRAVDLRFMDFPGTQKHFTIPVTALTEKSFDSGFGFDGSSIRGWQSINESDMLVVPESGTAFVDPFMKQTLAITCNIQDPITREDYAKDPRNVARKAENYMKSTGLAETANFGPEAEFFVFDDVRFDQNEHECYYHIDSVEGQWNRGRSEPGGNKGNKIRIKEGYFPMPPADTLQDIRTEMMLMLQDCGVEVEAQMHETATAGQCEIDMRYQPLVKTGDNLLLYKYIVKNVAARYGKTATFMPKPLWNDNGSGLHMHFSLWKNGTNLFAGSGYAGLSDTAMYAMGGILKHAPSLLAFCCPTTNSYKRLVAGFEAPINLTYSSRNRSAAIRIPVHTPHPENKRFEFRCPDSSSNGYLAMSAMLMAALDGIMNRIDPGRPLDKDIYDLGPDELADVPRTPVSLEESLHALRRDHDFLLRGDVFTEDVIDTWIWYKSEKEIEALRQRPHPYEFAMYFDI; this is encoded by the coding sequence GTGCACGCCCCTACCCCTCGGGAAGTTCTCGCTCTGTGCCGGGAGAAAGAGCTCCGCGCGGTTGATCTCCGCTTTATGGATTTTCCGGGGACTCAAAAGCACTTCACAATCCCCGTAACCGCTTTGACGGAAAAGAGTTTCGACAGCGGATTCGGATTCGACGGCTCGTCGATCCGGGGCTGGCAGTCGATCAACGAGAGCGACATGCTCGTGGTCCCCGAGTCGGGAACCGCGTTCGTCGATCCGTTTATGAAGCAGACGCTGGCGATCACCTGCAACATCCAGGACCCGATCACCCGTGAGGACTATGCCAAAGATCCGCGCAACGTTGCCCGAAAAGCGGAGAACTACATGAAGTCGACGGGGCTCGCCGAAACGGCGAATTTCGGCCCCGAGGCGGAGTTCTTTGTCTTCGACGACGTCCGGTTCGACCAGAACGAGCACGAGTGCTACTACCACATCGACAGCGTCGAAGGTCAGTGGAACCGCGGCCGATCCGAACCCGGCGGGAACAAGGGGAACAAGATTCGAATCAAAGAGGGCTATTTCCCGATGCCCCCGGCGGACACACTGCAGGACATCCGCACGGAAATGATGCTGATGCTGCAGGACTGCGGCGTGGAAGTCGAAGCTCAGATGCACGAAACCGCCACGGCGGGCCAGTGCGAGATCGACATGAGGTACCAGCCGCTCGTCAAAACGGGCGATAACCTGCTGCTGTATAAGTACATCGTGAAGAACGTCGCCGCCCGTTACGGCAAGACGGCCACCTTCATGCCGAAGCCCCTCTGGAACGACAACGGCTCCGGGCTGCATATGCACTTTTCGCTCTGGAAGAACGGCACAAACCTTTTTGCGGGATCGGGTTACGCCGGGCTGAGCGACACCGCCATGTATGCGATGGGGGGGATTCTGAAGCATGCCCCGTCGCTGCTCGCCTTCTGCTGCCCGACGACCAACAGCTACAAGCGGCTAGTCGCCGGCTTCGAAGCCCCGATCAACCTGACGTACAGCAGCCGGAACCGCTCGGCGGCGATCCGGATTCCGGTTCACACGCCCCACCCGGAAAACAAACGGTTCGAATTCCGCTGCCCGGACAGCTCGTCCAATGGCTACCTGGCGATGTCCGCGATGCTGATGGCGGCCCTCGACGGGATTATGAACCGCATCGACCCCGGTCGGCCGCTTGACAAGGACATCTACGACCTCGGCCCCGACGAACTGGCCGATGTGCCGCGGACGCCGGTTTCGCTGGAGGAATCGCTGCACGCGCTGCGACGCGACCACGATTTTCTGCTCCGCGGCGACGTGTTTACGGAAGACGTGATCGACACGTGGATCTGGTATAAGTCAGAGAAAGAAATCGAAGCCCTCCGTCAGCGTCCGCATCCGTACGAGTTTGCGATGTATTTTGATATTTAA
- a CDS encoding ArnT family glycosyltransferase yields MNGSTSPLLRHQAWILLAAGLVFFTNLGAYPLFDEDEPKNAVCGKEMFERGDWIVPTFNHDLRTDKPILIYWVMLTSFHLFGVSELTARLGSSVLAIGASLLTYHLGRKLFDAQTGLYAGLILCTCLMFSAVGRSVTPDATLIFCTTLAFTAYVWAVARRHGGRFGRTAEGSADRRNWEQFLPATRLGNVAMYAAMGLAVLAKGPVGVVLPCAIVGMFLLVRWRGDRLIDGSLAAPTGGWWRTWPIAILQTFNPVRIASASWKMRVLFGTLVVAAVALPWYTAVGIQTNGAWLAGFFGQHNVGRFLEPMENHRGPIVYYIPVLLLGTFPWSVFLPVAVWRLIRRLREGGPDAAALTFLACWAGVWITFFSFAQTKLPNYVLPTYPALALIVAVFLRDWLREVDPSSSAIFRLGCRTLGGVGVLMLIGLPIGLHIFLPAERWLGLLGLIPLVGAGFAFGCLQRRQPQIAVRGLFVMAVMLAVGITGFASTRVGRHLEAPLFAAEARRIARTDTPEVVTYEYFTPSLVFYVGGRVDKLGQPEEVGQYFADHPAGFVLTREDRLSNLEPLLPEGVKVLARQPRFLRRHELVILGRETTQVAARPADIR; encoded by the coding sequence GTGAACGGAAGCACGTCTCCACTGCTCCGGCATCAGGCGTGGATTCTGCTGGCGGCGGGTCTGGTGTTCTTCACCAACCTCGGCGCGTATCCCCTGTTTGACGAAGACGAGCCCAAAAACGCCGTCTGCGGCAAGGAGATGTTCGAACGGGGGGACTGGATCGTCCCCACGTTCAACCACGACCTCCGGACCGACAAACCGATCCTGATCTACTGGGTCATGCTGACGTCGTTCCACCTGTTCGGCGTTTCCGAACTGACGGCCCGGCTCGGGTCGTCGGTCCTCGCCATTGGCGCGTCGCTGCTGACCTATCACCTCGGCCGAAAGCTGTTCGACGCACAGACCGGGCTCTACGCCGGGCTGATTCTCTGCACCTGCCTGATGTTCTCCGCCGTCGGACGGTCGGTCACACCCGACGCCACGCTGATCTTCTGCACAACGCTGGCTTTCACGGCTTACGTCTGGGCGGTCGCCCGGCGGCACGGCGGCCGGTTCGGACGCACCGCGGAAGGCTCAGCCGACCGCCGGAACTGGGAGCAGTTCCTCCCCGCAACACGGCTGGGGAACGTTGCCATGTACGCGGCGATGGGGCTGGCGGTTCTGGCGAAAGGCCCCGTCGGCGTGGTTCTGCCGTGCGCCATCGTCGGGATGTTCCTGCTGGTCCGCTGGCGCGGCGACCGGTTGATCGACGGCTCGCTCGCCGCGCCGACCGGCGGATGGTGGCGGACCTGGCCGATTGCGATCCTTCAGACCTTCAACCCGGTCCGGATCGCCTCTGCCTCGTGGAAAATGCGAGTGCTGTTCGGGACGCTGGTCGTCGCGGCGGTGGCGCTGCCGTGGTACACCGCGGTGGGCATCCAGACCAACGGCGCCTGGCTCGCGGGGTTCTTCGGCCAGCACAACGTGGGGCGTTTTCTGGAGCCGATGGAGAATCACCGCGGCCCGATCGTCTACTACATTCCGGTTCTGCTGCTGGGGACTTTTCCCTGGTCGGTGTTTCTGCCGGTCGCCGTCTGGCGACTCATCCGTCGGTTGCGCGAAGGGGGACCGGACGCCGCCGCCTTGACCTTCCTGGCCTGCTGGGCCGGGGTGTGGATCACGTTCTTCTCGTTCGCACAGACCAAACTGCCGAATTACGTCCTGCCGACCTACCCGGCTCTGGCGCTGATTGTCGCCGTCTTCCTCCGCGACTGGCTCCGCGAGGTTGACCCCTCCAGCTCGGCGATCTTCCGTTTGGGCTGCCGGACGCTGGGGGGCGTTGGCGTGCTGATGCTGATCGGCCTGCCGATCGGACTGCACATTTTCCTGCCGGCCGAGCGCTGGCTGGGTCTGCTGGGCCTGATTCCGCTCGTCGGGGCCGGCTTCGCGTTCGGCTGTCTGCAGCGTCGGCAGCCGCAGATCGCAGTGCGCGGCCTGTTCGTGATGGCGGTTATGCTGGCAGTTGGAATCACCGGCTTCGCGTCGACCCGCGTTGGTCGCCACCTGGAAGCTCCGCTGTTCGCCGCGGAAGCGCGCCGGATTGCCCGGACTGATACGCCGGAGGTGGTGACGTACGAATACTTTACGCCGAGCCTGGTGTTCTACGTGGGAGGCCGGGTCGACAAGCTGGGGCAGCCGGAGGAAGTTGGTCAGTACTTCGCCGACCATCCTGCGGGGTTTGTGCTGACGCGGGAAGATCGGCTGTCGAATCTGGAGCCGCTGCTCCCGGAGGGGGTGAAGGTGCTGGCCCGTCAGCCGCGGTTTCTCCGACGCCACGAGCTGGTGATTCTGGGCCGGGAAACGACGCAGGTCGCCGCCCGTCCGGCGGACATTCGTTAG
- a CDS encoding alpha/beta hydrolase encodes MTRLARALRLFLLLALPCGQTFPLRGQEANPRPLDHRQLMVVRDSDGTERPVKTVADWELRRRHVLAGMQLAMGPLPDDSRRVLLDVEVVSEEKTEKYLRRKVRYTPEPGDRVPAWLLIPQAVIGKAKSAPAMLCLHQTTGIGKDEPAAVGIRNNLNYAHELAERGFVCLVPDYPSFGEYPFDFKTQGREYASGSMKAIWNNIRAVDLLVATPEVHPLRIGVIGHSLGGHNALFTAMFEPRLRAVVSSCGWTPFHDYYGGKLAGWTSDRYMPRIRDVYHNSPDEVPFDFYEIAGGLAPRGFFSCSPTGDGNFDVGGVRKGIAEARKVYELYGAADNLRLETPDSAHDFPPAVREASYGWLEQQLKAPAP; translated from the coding sequence ATGACACGACTTGCCCGCGCACTGCGACTTTTCCTGCTTCTGGCGCTCCCGTGCGGGCAGACTTTTCCGCTCCGGGGACAGGAGGCGAACCCCCGGCCGCTGGATCACCGGCAGCTCATGGTCGTCCGCGACTCCGACGGGACCGAGCGCCCGGTCAAGACAGTCGCGGACTGGGAGCTCCGGCGTCGGCACGTCCTGGCCGGGATGCAGCTTGCGATGGGTCCGCTTCCGGACGACAGTCGCCGGGTTCTGCTCGACGTGGAAGTCGTCTCCGAAGAGAAAACGGAGAAGTACCTTCGCCGCAAGGTCCGCTACACTCCTGAACCCGGGGACCGCGTGCCGGCCTGGCTGCTGATTCCGCAGGCAGTGATCGGCAAGGCGAAATCCGCCCCGGCGATGCTCTGCCTGCACCAGACGACGGGGATCGGCAAGGACGAGCCTGCCGCGGTGGGGATTCGCAACAACCTGAACTATGCTCACGAACTGGCCGAACGGGGCTTCGTCTGTCTCGTCCCGGACTACCCGTCGTTTGGCGAGTACCCATTCGACTTCAAGACCCAGGGGCGCGAGTACGCCAGCGGAAGTATGAAGGCGATCTGGAACAACATCCGTGCGGTCGACCTGCTCGTCGCGACGCCCGAAGTGCACCCGCTGCGAATCGGCGTCATCGGGCATTCGCTGGGGGGGCACAATGCCCTGTTCACGGCAATGTTCGAGCCGCGTCTGCGGGCGGTCGTTTCGAGCTGCGGCTGGACTCCGTTCCATGATTACTACGGCGGCAAGCTCGCCGGCTGGACCAGCGACCGCTACATGCCCCGCATCCGGGACGTGTATCACAACAGTCCCGATGAAGTCCCCTTCGATTTCTATGAGATCGCGGGCGGCCTGGCCCCGCGCGGTTTTTTCTCGTGCTCGCCGACCGGCGACGGCAACTTTGATGTCGGCGGGGTCCGCAAGGGGATCGCAGAGGCCCGCAAGGTCTACGAGCTGTACGGGGCGGCGGACAATCTGCGGTTGGAAACGCCCGACAGCGCCCACGACTTCCCGCCGGCGGTCCGCGAGGCGAGCTACGGCTGGCTGGAACAGCAGCTCAAGGCGCCTGCGCCGTAA